Genomic segment of Phycodurus eques isolate BA_2022a chromosome 13, UOR_Pequ_1.1, whole genome shotgun sequence:
cacaagtGAGTGACACACAACAAAGTACGGCAAAAGTTAGAAAACACAGTGGAAATAAGAAACGTCAATGTCAACAGTATGCTGATTAGAATTTCAACCTTTCCAAGCATGTGTCTATCTGCATGGCACTCCCTGGTTAGGAACACCTGTGTGTGTGGTCGCCCACTAAAACTggttcaaaaacacacaaacaaacaaaagaaaaaaaacaagagaaaaaaaaaaaaaaaaaaagctttggacGACTGTATAAATTGGTGGAGAAACTATCGCCGGGTAAGAATTATGGCTGGGCAATAtggcttaaaataaaatcattgatttttttttcatgaaaatcttatttctgattttatttgttctctTTAATTGTAGAAAAACAAAGATTATAACATTATATTAAACGAGCTtagctttttccccccctcctgtcttggatttgctttatttatccTCAGACCAAACAAACCATTTTCCCACAGAATTAACTTGCATCATCTTCAACAGAAATAATGGATTTCTTTTTCAACATGTAAATGTATAGTAATTAATCTTGGCGGGGGGGAACACATTcatgaataaattaacatttaaacaaCATAAAGTGAGTGGTCAAACTGCATGGCTCACCTGGTCCATAAGTCTGTTGTCGGAGACTAACGGCACACCGCCCGCACTAAAAGTTCCAAGATTCAATAAATATGCCCATTCAATAATAAATTACATGAATGAATTACAATTAGAATTAAACATAAATGTGTTATTCAACACCAAGCCAATCCCTCTTGAAAAATTCATTTCGGCTCTCTGTATATATATTGAAAAGTGACTAAATGCTCCCATATCCTTAATTATCTCCCTATTCCAGCTCTTTCGCAAAATATTTGTAGCTTGCTAGCACGTACTGTGGCTCAAACGTTTCCAACAAATGTTTCCAACAAATGGCCACCGTCTTTGTTCAGTGCGAGCGACTCCTTGATTGCCTTCCACCAGCTTTCTTTCTTGTCGTACGGAAAATGATTCTTCTCATGTTGTCTGTTACTAACTAACTTGGCAACACAGACCGTCTTTGTATAAACTAGCGCCTCTTTGTTCACTAGGGCTTCgattcaatattgatttaaatgtttgaaTACCGATTCAGTAAGGAGGTCGTTCATGCGGGAATTTATTGCATCTGTCAACAAATTGCCTTCTCCCTGTGTGGTTTCCGTGTTGGGAGGTCGAGTCTGCACAACATTTGACACCAATTCCCATTCGTTAGAAACAAAATGAAGTGATATTTACCTACGTAGGGCTCAGTCGCTCTTTTCTGTCGACTTGAACGACACCAAAACGGCTGTCTTAACTCCGTGTACGGTTCCGGGACACCGACTtctgatgtgtttttgtgttgcaaTTCCGTATCGTGGTTGGAGTGTCTGTTGTCAATTTCTATGTTCCGGATTTACAGGGAAATCCAGAATGACCCAAACATCAAATTTTAAAGTAGAAGTCGCTCCTCTCGCGCTGCGGCAGCCGCTGTTTGCCTGATTAGCTATCGTGTTTGGCTTCCGTGCATACAACGCAAACCACAGGCACCGTGCCTCACAGTGGCTGGGAGGTGAATCGATTCAacagatttttacatttttacaagatGCACAATATGTGTTTATTAGTATCCGAATGGTGGGAAGGAGACATCGATGAAAGAAAATGCTAAAAGTTAGGAGCAATACATTAGCCATTCTTACCCTCGTTGAGCTTGGCCATGTCCATCCCGCCGTTGTTCATCTGCAGAGTCGCTTGAAGCGCAGGCAGGAGCTGGCGCAGGAGGGCCGGGTCCTGAAGCAGTGCCGGTGACGAGGACTGGGCACTTTGACTTGACTGCCCGgtagaggaagaagaggatgtGGTAAATGTGCTGGAAACTGGGATTAGGGTCTGCGAGGAAGAGGACACGGGGCCGCTATTGGACGCATTGGATTGGTCCCCTGAAGTGTTTTCTGTGAAGACAACAATAAACACGCTTGCTTTTAAGATGCTCAGAAAATCACTGAGCATCCACGTTTGGccacaataatttaaaatgtgtgcTTACGGAGGGTTGGTTATTGTGATGTTTACTGCATTTATAACCATGGAGACAATTATGGATAGATGAAATAGGATTACATTTTCAGATAGGatttctacacacacacacaaacagattaGTGCCATTTTGAACAACGTGCAAAATCTACCTTCTTTATTGTTCAACGTGCACGTTACGCTTGGGAAGATGCACAATTGAACTGGGCGCCCGCGGCTTCATGCAAGCACGATTTACTGTTTCAATAAAGGGGCTAAATAAATACCGTAGTAACAATAATTACTGCAATAAAGGCATCAAATACATAATTTGTGAAtatgtgcacaaaaaaaaaaagttttctctctttaaacatgaaatattttgtctttgtgttgtaTTCTCTTAatttaggttgaaaaggatttgcaaatcattgtattctgtttttatttacgtttcaCACATCCCAACTTTAATTGAATTGGGAGTTCATTCATCAaccgttctgcttatcctcactgtaCATTGAAAATCATTTCTTTCGGTCAATCTAGCAACGATGACATCCTAATCGATAATAGAGCTTGGTTTTGAGTTAatgtattattgtggttgtactttGCACTAGTAGCTTTTAGTCGCAGAAAATACAGTGCATCTGTAAAGAATTGACAgcgtttcactttttccacattttatatGTTACAGCCCCATCCTAAAATGGAACgccgtaatttctcgtataatgcgcacccatgaaTATAATACGCAcgcccaaagttgacctcaaaattctggaaaacccttctacccatgtataatgcatttttacaatgcatgatttttgcttctacccatatgatcaaaacattaagtattatctgtatttttagtttttctttcaaataattattctttagttaagcactttatttgaacacgtaatacctttttttaatttgcgtgctcttatttttaaattcacagccctactttcatttcataaattagaaaacacacagttgtgctcatatgtttgattacccaggcagaatttgtaagatgggtacaattctttaaagaaaacaaaggaccaggcgaaacatttaattttattttaatgggattcaaattaaacggtcaagcatttcagaaaagcattatcactaaacaaaacataaccattaaaaaatgatggttgttcagtcatatttaaaaaaacttatttCACAAATcttgccagggtatgtaaacttatgagcacaactgtacatatatgcagtcatacgtaccgtACCCCGgatatattggaatgaaagtgtaggccacACCGATTTTATAACCattaggtggcggtggcatattagaatgaaagtgtacacctctcaaaacctctaggtggcggtagcattttggaatgaaagtgtacagctttttcataatcaCTACATGGTGGCATACTCCAAACACGACGCCTGGCATTCACGGCAAACttcaatctttgtctcatcggaccagctctaggaagagtcCCGGAGGTTCGGAACTCGTTCAGTTTACGGACGACTATGGCCGCTGTGCTCATTGGAATCTTTGAAGCGGCAGAAATTTTTCTGTACCCTttcccagatttgtgcctcaAGACAATCCTGTCTCGGAAGTCTACAGacaattcctttgacttcatgctcGGTTtgtgctctgatatgcactgtcaCCTGTGGGACCTTATACATTCCAAACCACGTGCAtgcaactgaatttaccacaggtggactccaatgaagctgTAGAaacctctcaaggatgatcagtggaaacatgatgcacctaaccttaattttgaacttcgtggcaaaggctgtgaatacttatgtacatgtgatttttttttttttttttttttttttatttgtaataaatgagcaaaaatacccacccaaaaaaattcatGTTGTAATTATGGGGTGttcaatttattaatttatttctgtTTGGAATGAGGACATGTACATGTACActgtaacatgacaaaatgtgaaaaaagttgAGCGCTGTGGGTACGTATGGCAAAAGCTTGCTTGTGGGAACAAAGTTATAATGACTTACTATCAAGAGAAAGTAAAAATGTTGTGATTTTATAAgaacattacaaaacatttgttcGGACCGTGTCCATTGATACGGCAATTTCATTTTTGTCAGGTAGCAATTTCTCAACATGTCCGAGTCAGTTTGTGTCTTACTTGTAGCTTTGTCCTGCAAGGCCTCCTGTCTGTAGTCCATGTCCCTGGGGAAACTGTTTGCCGCCAACTTGGCCGGGTCTTTCTGCCGTTGCTCCCTGGGGTAGATGCACAACAGCAGCAGTTACTACATGGAAGAAAAAATGTGTTCTCACGCAAACACACGTCTGGTCAAGTGGTCCACCCAATGCCCTTGTCACATGCTAACTCCAGGGAATAAAGCTCTTGTTAGACTTAATGTTGAAATTTCATTGAAGGTGGCTTGCCTCTCCAACAGGTCCTTGGGCTTCTCCCACTGGGAGATTTCAGTTCTACAGTTGTAGTAGTACTTTTTCCCAGAAGAGCTGATGTGTTCTGTCCAGTCGTCTGCTGGGTCCTAGTTATGAAACAGAGCATTTATAATTGAACATCATCATTAGAGCCAAATAGAATACATCTAAATTCAGATGTTATGTTCACTGTAGGGGAATGTATTGTTTGATTACGCGTACATGACAACAAATCACATTATATACACTGACtcacctccaaaagtattggaagagTGATGCCAATCCCTATGTTAAGATGTAGACATTTGAGATTGATGTCAAAAGATACACAATTTAAAAGATACGTTTATTTTATAACAACATTTTTTAGCTGAGCAACTGAAGAGAGATGTTTGCAATCACTGCATCGAGTTTGATATCAGCAAACCTTTACATTCTTCTTCAGTGATGCTTCCCCAGGTTTCTTTCACTCACAGTAAGTCGTTTTGCGGGACTACGCCCTTCAGTCTCATCTTTAGCAGGTAAAATACATGCTCTATAGagtttaagtctggagattgacttCGCCCATATAAAACGTTCCACTCTTTACTCTCtactttgttttggttcatttaGCTTGCTGCATGATGATTTCCACATGAGCTTGGTTGAATCTTTCTTTTGGCAGACAAAACAGTTTTGTAGACTTCTGAGTTTATTTTACTGCTGCAATCACGTGATCAGTCATCAATAAAGATTAGTGAGCCTGTCCCAGAAGAAGCCATGCCATTACTGCTATTGTGTTTCACAGATGAATTTGTATGTTGAGGATCATGAAGAGGTCCTTCATTTTTCCAAATTTTTGCCtctccatcaattttctacaggTTAATATTTGTCCCATCAGTCCATAATAAAACATTCTCCCAGAATTTTAGAGGCTGGTTTCTGTACTTTTCAACACATTGCAGCATAGCCTTTCGATTCTTCTTTCTAATGAGTGGTTTACAGTTTCTGGTCTTTTTTACCTCTGTCAAAATGTTGCTGTCATCATCTGCCGCATCATCTACCCACTTGACACCTGTTAATACAtcatttttttaagcattccAAGTGGTTGCATTGGCTTTGGCAAATGTTTGTACAATGGCTTTGATTGATTTTCCATCTTCTCTGAACTAtacaagtgattttttttttccactaaaagAATTAGCTCTGGTTCACTCGTGGGCCATTTTGTGTCCTTcatgtaaaatttaaagaaaaaaatcttttttcaataaccagcagtgggcgtgcctaattataagtgttgtctaaaatttcatgttaatattagtatattttagcagttttatggtggtatcttacagttttcaccctgtccctAGCACAGCGTTTGGATATATGAAGATCTAGCTTTctactaaaacaaacaaaacaaaaatgctaaaatgttgtaacttttaccataaattccttaaaatataacAGAATTAAGGATTTCTCatcatatatacaaaacatttcaaattctgttttttatttttactaaaagttgtctgtcccttaaagttgctgtcattaccgccatattgaccattttcagatcaataaagtttattcaaaatctgattcttgaattccctgtgtcattttgtcttatcactcaagcacatgctcgggcagagagaagtcagacatttttgaTAACTGGAAGACTAAGTTTAttcctcatttgtacccttaagtcacataatatttttattgcatgtcattaccaaacaacttgtagtgttaatatgtttaaagattttcctgtaaaaacttgatcatcataaaaatgtacaggactagctagctaaaagaaacatttaagcTAACTCTATCAGCATAGCACAGTTGGctacaaaatttaaaatgtcattcgCATCACGTCATCACATAGTGGAGTATGGTGGTGATGACAGAAACGAAAATCATTTATTAAGGTAGACCCTCTGCAGTTGAACGCCCCTTAAAACGTACAATCCAGAATTGGACGTACCAAAATATTGGATTATGGTGCATAAAAGCACACCAACAATTTGGAaacagctacttcttgggtacagATTAAAGGCAAgtgctaccagtttgatacacactaaaaatacatttgctcaaatgacctttgtttttattcataaaaaaatttaattcatgtaaagactgatcatgttaatgttttctcacaataattatcaaaaaaaagacttaaagtGGGAAACTACAACTATCCATGTGTACAACACTTCTATAGTTATCACTCTTACAACAATGCTAGGAATTCCCAATGTCTCCTCACTGGTGATCTATTTTTAGAAAAGGCCAGTGGGTTACTGGGTCACAATGTCGGTGATGCTGTATTAAATATTTGGTGGATGCCCGGTGGGGTACAATGTGTgcatttcctatgggaaaatttGTTTCAAACTCCAAATATTAAGTTGACGACCATcacagaacagattgtgttcaaacTCATCTTGTTCATTTAAGTTTCAATTGCATATTGCTTTGTTGTTCCTAGCTTCAGAAGAAATTCTCGACGTCATCTTACTCGATCTGCAGGCTTGCTCTGAGTGGAATGCGAGTCGGCACCCTGGTGGGAGCTGTTGTTTTGAGAGTTCTCATGAGGAGAGTCGCTGGTCCCTGGAACAAAACCATTCATGATGTAACAGCAAATCAAAGTACTACACCTCTATATAGGGGAGAAAAAGGGATATATAACATTCCagtcacataaaacaaaacaaacacaaaaataaaacccacCTTTTTCTCACAAATACTAACTAATACTGTACGTCTGTAGCCTTACTCGTAATAATGTTATAACTTCACCAGTTTGACGTGTACTCTCCAGGTAGAGCCATGTCAGTCGTGTAGAGATatcttataaaataaataaataaaattgttatAGTTGAGTGAAACTTATATTGTAATTAGTATATTGTACtaagtttgtgtttttgaacataCGATTACAATGAAAgatattttcatcacaattgcaagacaTTATTAAGTATCAGTACTTAGTACGAGTACATGTACTTTGTACTCTCTCTGAAATAAGTGGTATACCGGTGCATTACTAACACATACGCAAAGATTGTTTTACCGACACTCACAGCATGTGCATGACTGCCAGCTTCTGGCTTACCGTTTTTAGCTCGAACCGTGTGGGAGATTTTTGTCTTGCCATGTCCTGAGGGGTCTCCATGTCTGCTGACGGGACTTTCATCCGAGCGTCGCAGCATCTTATAAGGGGGCGTGGACTCTGATGAGCCATCGCGCACCTTGTCGTAACGGTGAAGGCTGCTGGTCTGGCTCTTTGGCTGAGATTTATGGGTCTGGAAAGAACAAACATGTGAGAAACACACCGGTTGGATTCTGATGTGTATTGGGTATTTGAAGGAGAAAACAAAGTCTCAGGGCACCCGTGCACGATGTTTGCTAAAATACACAATTGCTGTGTAGAGGCCGCTACCCGCGGAACGTCATGGGACCGACGCGGAACTCTGGATCGTTGACTTCttgtgtatgctacgctaacgagcaGGACTACAGTTTGTTTACACGAAGGAGCCAAACTTCGTCaaattttgctttgtttatggctggtgtcctcgaaaacaaaaatgcatatcatttatttatacaaatatgatgtgATAGATGTAAGCAATTAAGCCTGCACATcaaatattgtcatctttggtggcatcttgtgtTACTAAAAGACACTGTGGACGTTGAAAGTTCCTATGGTTGCTTTGATGCGGTTGACCTGTTTTGCCAAACGCGCAAGTAGGTTATGCATATACCGTATTGCTCCCAAATACAGgaagaatgttcaaatacatccacatgTAGCTATTGACAAGCTTTCATGGTTGAAATGTATTCACACCAACAAAATTAGAAATGTAAGTAGAGCACGCGtattaatcatttatttgtCTTGATTTGCCATATTGAGTGTAATTGCCGGATggatagttttttctttttttcatcataCCTGATAGGACTGTAAATCCCTTCTGTCGGTGCacctgtaaagaaaaaaaaaagaaaatcatgttAACAAATCACCGCTTGCTTGCACAGTCAATAGTTGTTAAGCAATAATAAGTAACAGCAATTTTAGCTCCTAACGGGCTAACATCTGATAGCCACATTAGCTTACCTCGGGACGGCAACGTTTATTTCACGGTCTTCTAGCTACATTCGAACACGTTACACGGTATCGTTATTTACCCACGAAGTCGCCCAAAGCTTCGGAATTTATACAGCTTGTCCCGGTAAACGGTAAAGCGAAATGAAACAGCCGCAAGCCTAAACCGAGTGCACAactgttagcattagcactggAGGCTAACCGCTGCCAGAAAGCACAATAGGGCGAGCTAATAACAGTCTATCTGTTAAATGTGATGTATCCGAAGCATTAAGCGTTAAACCATGAAGATGGGGCTTCATTTACCCATCACTGACTCTTGCTGGTTTCCTTGCATACATCACCATCAAGGCCGGAGTGATGTGTGCGTGTTAGCGAAATGGGGAAACCGTGGCCTCCTGTCTCGCTCTTTTCTCAAGCTTCCTGGACTCCCTTTCGAGAAGCGAACCAAGACCTAAATGCGGCGCGACTCAGCGGGCGCTGTTGCCTTAAAACCACCCTGCGAGAGCATCATTTGGCATATAGACACGATAAACGCCGCTCGGCCGATGTCGCTAAGCAGAACGCAGCAGTGACGACGACTAATTCCACTGTCAGGTTTAGCTAAAGCAAGTTCCGTTTCtttcctttcaaaataaaaacaagcgcATTGCGTTCACGTGTCACTGATGCAAATTGGGGCGTGAAAACAGATCAAACCTGCATTCTTGAGCATATTTTGgcaatgtacatttaaaataataaccgCAAAGACACAGCGGACATGCTGAGTCAAATTCTGgggacacaacacaacacaaatagTATGTTATTATAATACCGTACATGCAATCCCGTGCAATATTCTTACCGATCGTTATTCGAGCGCCCTTTACGTTGAAGAAAACTAGCGTATTTCCGGCGCTTGCGTCGCTGCCACCGGATAAAGTGAGCTGTGTGAAAAGCAAGCTTGTCGTATGACGCCTCTGTGGCGATTCTCTGCGACACGCCCACGTCGGCTCGCCTCATTTCAGTACCCGTCGTCTTCTGACctgggttttattttatttggagggggggggggtactcaCTTATGATTTCAGGTCATTGCACTGCCTCTAGATGGAGAATGTTTGTTTCTTATTATGATAAAGTTCAAATAGTAACCCTCTGCCTTCCTGTTCCTACTGAGAGAGTAAATATTGTGTGGTTTGTGCAGCTGTGAGTGAATATTGTAATGCCTTTGCAAGATTCCCGTGAACTCCACGCAATAACTCCACAATGTTGTCAATTACCCTTGTTTTCAACCTTAAGCATCAATGTTTAATACCTTCCTGACAGTCTCAATAAAAGCATTATTTCTTTAAaagcttcttcctcttcttttttttttttttaaatactgtgaaCAAGTGTAGTTTATTGTGTCCTCTACCCGATACTTGCTGTATTGATTGTCCGCTGGCTTGATTTAGGTCAGAGCTGACATCCGGTTTGTTGCCCGAATAAGAGTGTGTGTCCCAAACCGGCTGGAACTCTTTCCAACGTCTTCTGTGCAAGCGAGCGGCATCCTCGACGCACCGGGACTGGTGAGTGtgattttgcaatattttgcctGACTTTACCTTGCATGGACACAGAGCAGCCCTCACAATATAACACGCACTATCAAAATAGATGCAGTAAAGGCCAAAAGCCTGCCTTATCCAAGTAATAATGCAAAGTTTGGCTCGAAATGGCCGTAGAGATATACATTTAGCCAAATGTCGATTATTTTGTTTGCAGTGGACATTAGTAAAGTGCAACCTCACTGCACTCTACATACTGAATGATGAAACTCAAGACATGCAGAGCAGTTCTGCAACACTacatcaaacatgttttttccaTAACAGCAATGTCACCCAAAAGTGAGGACTAAATTGATCAACAATTTTGCTGTATAGGTTGTTATGAGATACAACAATAAATCTTAAAAGAAACCAAGTCTGTGGAATGTATTTGATATTTGATCAAAGCCAAGCAGTTAGTAAGAAACACATTGGACATTTCCAATCATTGTACAGAAGAACATTCCAACAACGTATTCGTGCTGAAATATCTCACACAAACAACAGGGGGCAGTAATATCTCAAACGTTGGTTTGTTTACTATGATCCCGTCGTTGACTGTTGAGTGCATATTTCATGATTGTTGATTCAATGATTGATTCAATTTTCGTTTATTTTCAGTATCATTCCTCGGCGG
This window contains:
- the LOC133411908 gene encoding WW domain-containing adapter protein with coiled-coil-like isoform X1; translation: MVMYARKPARVSDGCTDRRDLQSYQTHKSQPKSQTSSLHRYDKVRDGSSESTPPYKMLRRSDESPVSRHGDPSGHGKTKISHTVRAKNGTSDSPHENSQNNSSHQGADSHSTQSKPADRDPADDWTEHISSSGKKYYYNCRTEISQWEKPKDLLEREQRQKDPAKLAANSFPRDMDYRQEALQDKATKNTSGDQSNASNSGPVSSSSQTLIPVSSTFTTSSSSSTGQSSQSAQSSSPALLQDPALLRQLLPALQATLQMNNGGMDMAKLNEVLAAAVTQASLRSVLHKLLTAGPAFNITALLSAAQHANQAQHSSQSPASLTSDASSPRPYVSPRNGTPQSNQKNLLSVHPSSIASSQTRGSTSSAKQGSAPLAQNTEKRPEDPRTLQQRSQEILSAGSNAAGATLSHPTSSSSSQSQCAAPTSFTPSLAAHFDENLIKHIQGWPSENTEKQAARLREDVHNMGSLYMSELCTEMKNLRSLVRVSEIQATLREQRILFLRQQSKELDKLKNQNSYMV